The proteins below come from a single Eucalyptus grandis isolate ANBG69807.140 chromosome 3, ASM1654582v1, whole genome shotgun sequence genomic window:
- the LOC104436677 gene encoding pentatricopeptide repeat-containing protein At5g48910, whose amino-acid sequence MTQKAITASQAATLTSLARKCTTLSQLKQLHAHILKLHRPERNPSAIGPLLSVAATSGDPCFFSYACSIFEHLRCRNTFMYNTMIRGHVQSGSPVAAVSLYSAMLGSGVEGNNYTFPPLIKACIFLGPDSKSIGLLVHAHVVKFGYHVDPFVVSALIEFYSSVCDSGNARKLFDGTTVRDVVTWTALVDGYGKAGDLENARLLFDEMPERNVISWSAMMAAYSRVSDFKEVLSLFRQMQEVGIEPNESVLVSVLTACAHLGAVTQGIWVHSYAKRVNFISNRILATALVDMYSRCGLVDLALSVFHNISDKDAEAWNAMIAGVALNGEAVKSLELFKKMTAHGTQPTESTFVALLTACTHAKMTKEGLRLFEEMGNVHGVGPKSEHFACIVDLLARSGMVEEAENFMEEKMGGLGGADANVWGALLHACRVYGNVELGNRIWKKLTDMGITDSGTHVLSYNIYKEAGWENQANHLRKLISDAQMKKLPGCSMIEVNGIVIEFRAGNFCHPQALEMCKLLNSFLRIINLEELYIG is encoded by the coding sequence ATGACTCAGAAGGCCATCACGGCCAGCCAAGCCGCCACCCTCACTTCCCTCGCGAGGAAATGCACGACCCTGAGCCAACTCAAGCAGCTCCATGCCCACATCCTCAAGCTCCACCGCCCCGAAAGAAACCCATCCGCCATCGGGCCTCTTCTCTCCGTCGCCGCCACTTCCGGCGACCCCTGTTTCTTCTCTTACGCCTGCTCCATTTTCGAGCACCTCCGTTGCCGCAACACCTTCATGTACAACACCATGATCAGGGGTCACGTGCAATCCGGGTCCCCTGTTGCGGCGGTGTCGTTGTACTCGGCTATGTTGGGTTCTGGGGTCGAGGGCAATAATTATACTTTCCCGCCGCTGATCAAAGCTTGCATCTTTTTGGGTCCCGATTCGAAGTCCATTGGTTTGCTGGTCCATGCGCATGTCGTTAAGTTCGGGTATCATGTCGACCCTTTTGTGGTTAGCGCGTTGATCGAGTTTTATTCGTCGGTTTGTGATTCGGGGAATGCGCGGAAGCTGTTTGATGGAACTACCGTGAGGGATGTGGTCACATGGACTGCACTGGTCGATGGGTATGGGAAAGCCGGGGACTTGGAGAATGCGAGGCTcttgttcgacgaaatgcccgaGAGAAATGTTATATCGTGGAGTGCGATGATGGCAGCTTACTCTCGAGTCAGCGACTTTAAGGAGGTTCTCTCTTTATTCAGGCAGATGCAAGAAGTGGGTATTGAACCTAATGAATCTGTTCTCGTTAGTGTACTCACTGCTTGTGCGCATCTCGGTGCTGTCACTCAAGGGATATGGGTGCATTCATATGCTAAGCGGGTGAATTTCATTTCGAACCGCATCTTAGCTACAGCACTGGTCGATATGTACTCAAGATGTGGTCTTGTGGATTTGGCTTTGTCTGTTTTTCACAATATATCTGATAAGGATGCCGAAGCATGGAACGCTATGATTGCCGGGGTTGCACTGAATGGAGAAGCAGTGAAGTCTCTTGagctatttaagaaaatgactgCACATGGGACACAACCCACAGAGAGCACCTTTGTGGCTCTTCTCACGGCGTGTACTCATGCCAAGATGACTAAAGAAGGCCTTAGGCTTTTCGAAGAGATGGGTAATGTCCACGGTGTTGGGCCAAAGTCGGAGCATTTCGCATGCATTGTTGACCTTTTGGCCAGGTCGGGTATGGTGGAGGAAGCCGAAAACTTCATGGAGGAGAAGATGGGAGGACTAGGAGGAGCGGATGCTAATGTGTGGGGAGCATTGCTGCATGCATGTCGCGTTTATGGGAATGTAGAACTCGGGAATAGGATCTGGAAGAAGCTTACTGATATGGGCATAACTGATAGCGGGACTCATGTACTCTCGTACAATATTTATAAAGAAGCTGGTTGGGAGAATCAGGCTAATCACTTGAGGAAGTTGATCTCGGATGCCCAGATGAAGAAGCTACCCGGTTGCAGCATGATCGAAGTGAATGGCATTGTTATAGAGTTCCGTGCCGGCAATTTTTGTCATCCACAGGCACTGGAGATGTGTAAACTACTCAATTCTTTCCTCAGAATAATAAATTTAGAGGAGTTATACATTGGCTGA
- the LOC120286262 gene encoding protein FAR1-RELATED SEQUENCE 4-like isoform X2, which yields MFDTTYHVSKYNMICASFVGVNHHLKNTLFGCALLLDETVNSSIWLFDTFLEAMGNGAPKTIFIDQDEAMEKAVEKVFLNAQHCVCTSHTAKHAAKNIPNLYDKPEFGDIFSKLLFGCETEFVFESTWKEMGTKENSWLNRLYESRNKWSVAFGGGIFSCSIRLTKKSEGSRNIFWLMPANSMNLIGFVHHYEQQMSEYCNTAYAGVLSQVLYAQDHHILINILAEM from the exons ATGTTTGATACCACATATCATGTTAGTAAATATAACATGATATGTGCATCTTTTGTTGGGGTTAATCATCATCTGAAGAATACCTTGTTTGGGTGTGCTCTCTTATTAGATGAGACGGTAAATTCATCTATATGGCTATTTGATACGTTTTTGGAGGCAATGGGAAATGGGGCACCCAAAACGATTTTCATTGACCAAGACGAAGCTATGGAAAAAGCTGTTGAAAAGGTGTTTCTGAATGCACAACATTGTGTATGCACATCACACACTGCAAAGCATGCTGCTAAAAACATCCCCAATCTTTATGACAAGCCTGAGTTTGGGGACATTTTCTCAAAACTACTATTTGGCTGTGAAACAGAGTTCGTATTTGAATCCACTTGGAAGGAAATGGGCACTAAGGAAAACTCTTGGCTTAACAGACTATATGAATCGAGAAATAAATGGAGTGTGGCCTTTGGTGGAGGTATATTTTCATGTAGTATCAGATTAACTAAAAAGAGCGAGGGCTCAAGAAATATCTTCTGGCTGATGCCTGCTAATAGCATGAACCTCATTGGATTTGTCCACCACTATGAACAACAG ATGTCTGAATATTGCAACACGGCATATGCAGG